From Treponema sp. OMZ 787:
AAGTTCCAAGGCGGAACATTCTTCATTTTTTAGGCCTTTCTGCAAAAAAAACAAAAGGCTGTTTAAAAACAAAACATAAATCGTATGAGGCTTACACTTATTTAAAATGTTTACAATATTCGACACTGTGCAATTTGAATTGTCGTAATGATTTTCGTTTTTATAATTAGAGACCGAATTATAAAGAGCAGAGGGAAGAATTTTATTTTGCCTGTCTATGAGTAAAAAAATATACTCGTAAAATAAGGAAGCAGAATTTTGAATTGTCCTAAAACTTACTGGTAAAAAACCGTAAAGGTAAGAGCTTAAAAGATTAAATTTTCCGAAAGGTTCATGGGTAACCTCTCCCTTAAAAACCCTTCTTATAACCTCTTCTTGAGATTTTTCATCACGCTCTTTAAAATTATATGGCCTTACCCTCGATAAGATGGTAGGCATAATCGCTCCCCGATGAGCGGTAGTCAAAATAAATATTGCATATGAAGGCGGCTCTTCCAAAATTTTTAAAAAAGCATTCCGTGCTCCCTCCTGCATCTTATCGGCATTTTCGACAATCAAAACTTTTTTTATTCCCGAAGGCATCAGGCGCACCCATGATGAGGCTTTTCTAACCTGATTGATGGGAATCGTATCATACATACACTCGTCTTGAAGCTTTGTGCTTTTTAAAACAAGGCTTTCCGTAATTTTGCTCAAAGTTTTTTCATCCATGGTTTCGATAGGAACAGAGCATAGATCGGCTAAGAGTTCTTCAATCTCCGCAATGACGGGGGCGGCTTTAACAAAACGAGTTTCATCCGTATCCCAAAGACGGGGATCGAATCGGGAGGTAAGTTTTCTGATACTACGCAAAAACAAGTATCGGGAAGAAATAGTTTTTGTCTTTAACAAGGTTTCGCAGGCAGCCTTGATTTCGGGGCTGTGATCGCGTGCACCCAAAATAAGAACATCGGGAGAAATCATCTCTTTTTGCCTCAAGCATGAGGAACAGGTACAGGTCCAGTGCCCCGATTCGGTACATGAAACGGAGCGGGCAAGCTCAAGAGCCGCGGTCAGCTTCCCCGAACATTCAGGCCCCGAAAATAAAATCGAAGGCGGAAGTTTTTTTTGTTCTATATCTTGAATGAGCCTAAGCCCTGCTTCCTGATCTATCAGATTTTCAAACATCACCATCTCCTATAACTGCTTAGTTATATCTAAAATAAACGGAGAAAGTATTTTAGCAAAAATACTTTCGCTTAATATCTTATCAAATGAAATAAAGGTTTGAATATTGATAAGCATTAGGATAACGCCTATCACAATCAATCCCTCGACAAGACCTAAAAAAAAGCCCAATGACCTGTCCAAATTTTTTAATGACTCGTTTGAAAAAAGGGAGCCTAAAAAAACTTGCACAAGTTTTATAATCAAATAGACAGACAAAAATAAAATTAAAAAGGCTATAACAGCCGATAAGGATTTTTCTCCAAGAAGCTCGGTAATTACGGGAGTAAGCAATTTATAAAACAAAAATGCTATAAGCCCCCCTGCGATTACGGCAGCCTTTGAAAAAAACTCGTCTATAAAACCCGTTACCGTAACCTTGACGGCAAAAAAAGTTAATATAATCAAAAAAACTATATCGGCACTGCCTATCTGCATTTAATTATTCTCCATTCTTACACTTATATAATTTTGCTTCAATTAATTCAAAATATCTTGTCGGTGTAAAAATTATCGGTTTATCAATTTTTACGTCTTCAAAATCTTTATCTCCCGTAATCAAAATATCCGAATCAGATAAAATTGAGGACACAAGAACAGGTAAATCTTTTATATCTCGAACCTTAGGATATTTATTTTTATCGATTCTGTCAGGAGTCTTAAATTCTTCAAAGCTGATTCCGTCAAAAAAAATATCCAACAACTTCTTTTTTAGCGGAAATTTATTTGCAAAAACTTCTTTGCATTCTTCCTTTGTATATGAAGAAATTATTACCGTATGCTTTTCAAGTAAATGGGAAAAAACTTTAGCGGTTTTACCCTTAGGAAAAAGTATTGCAGAAATAATGATATTTGTATCTACGAAAACCCTCAACGCTCTTTCCTTAATTCTTTGATATAAGCAATAACATCATCTTCTGTTTGAAAGCCTGCTTTTTCAGATTCTCCTTGCATTTCGGCTTGAACTTTTGATAAAGTCATTTGAGAAGAGTTTGTAATATACACTTTTCCTCTGCTTTCCTCAAAGAAAACCTTATCGCCGGTTTTTAATTTGAGCAGATTTCTTATTGTAAGAGGAATTGTAATCTGACCTTTCGATGTTACTTTTGCAAGTTCCATAAAACACCTCCTTACTTTCCTTACCTTATAATATATACTAATTAGACCTTTTCTGTCAATGCTATAATTTAGCTCTCGGAAAATCTATAAAGCTTTTTAAAAAATCGGCAATTACAAGAACAGGTTTTTCGCCTGCAAGAGCTGCCGAGGCCTTAGCCATGTTTTTAAGCCTATCGTTTCCGCTTGACTTTTCTTCAAAACCAAGATTACGCAAAAGGTTTATAAAAACATCGGGCCTTACATCTTCGCCCAAAAGAATTTCTGCAGCACCCTTTTTCTTAAAGAATTCGGCATTCTCTATTTGATCGCCGCGCGAGCTTCCCTTTTCAAGAGGAACCAAGATCATAGGCTTACCGGCAGCAGCCGATTCCCAAACCGTATTGGCCCCGGCCCTCGACACCACAATTGAAGAAAGGCTTAAAACGTCAGCCATTTCATTTTTTATAAAGGGATAGGGTTTATAGTTTTCTGCAAATTGAGGAGAGGCGTTTAAAAGGCCTTCTTTAATTTTTTGCCCCTGATCCATGTTGGCTTCCCCAATCTGATGGACTACAACAAAATGTTTTACAAGGTACTCGATCGAATCGGAAATCAAATCGTTTAATTGCCTTGCACCGAGGCTTCCGCCCAATACGAAGAGAACGGGTAAGTCCTGCTGTATATTTAAAAAGGCCCGCCCCTTTTCAGGCTTGCCCGAATAAAAACTTAAGCGGACGGGATTGCCCGTACAGATAACCTTTGGGCGGATAGAAGCCGGTAAAAGCTCAGCAGTTTCTTGATATGAAACCATGATGTGATTTGCAAATTTGGAATTGATCCTTGTTGCAAGGCCGGGCGAAAAATCGCACTCGTGAGTGATAACGGGAATTTTTAAAAGCTTTGCCGCAGCACAGGGAGGAACCGAAACAAAGCCCCCCTTAGAAAAAACAAAAACAGGTTTTAACCTTAAAAGAATAAAAAAAGACCTTATAAAGCCTGCGGCAACCTTAAAAACATCTATGAAATTTTGAAAACTAAAATACCGCCTTAATTTTCCGGCAGGGATCCCTTTAAATTCGAGAACTGAAGGAGAGGCTGAATGAAGAGCCGAAGATTCGACTATTTTGCGGTCAAGGCCCTTAGAAGAACCTACCCAAACTATTTTACATTCCAAAGAAGAACTTAAAGCCTCGGCAACGGCCAGCCCCGGGAAAATATGCCCCCCTGTTCCGCCTCCGGTAAAAACAACACATTTCATAGCCGTAAGTGTATCACAATGACACAATTTTGAAAAGGGGCTGTGTGTAAACTATCAAGAGCAAATCTGTGGATTTTGATTGTGTCCTAAAGAGTCTCTACTTCTTCCCTGCTTAAGCCTGTCCCTTCAACTATTTTGGCAATATCTACACCAAGCCGCTTAAAAGAAGCCGCTGTCTCCCTGGCTTTTTGATATGCACCATCAGCTAAACCTTCTCTTCTGGCATCGGCTCTTTCCGCTTCTAAGAACATCTGATATTTTTCTTTGGACAATTCTCTAGCCATTTGTCTTTCTTCTTCAGTTACCCACAGGAGTGTTTCTTCAGCCATTTTTATCCCCTCCTCTAACTCACATAATTTTTCCAACATTCCGCTTTTTTTATCTTCTTCATACTTAGTTAAAAACCTTATCCAAAAATCTTTTGGGGTATACTCTGTTATGCTCTTTTTCATAGTATAACCTATTAACTTGTTTAATTCAACATAAATATATTGAATTACCGATGTTTTTGACATTTGTACAAGCTCTACATTTTTCGGTATATCACAACCGAAAACGGAAAGACTTATGGCAAAAAACGGATCCGTTTCTTTTGGTTCCATTTTTAAAAAGCGTGAGGCAATACGGAGCAAATACATCTGATTTCGTATCGGGTAATTGTTTTTCCAAAACTGCTGCATCTCAAGATCTATAGTGAGACCTGAATCGGTTTTAATCAGAAAATCAAGATGATAAGTTTCTCCATTGGGGGCATCACGGGTAAGCTCGGTATTTAAAATATCGGCTTTTTTAATTTTACCGTAAGAATCTTCCAAAAAGGCATTTAAAAAACCAACAAGAGCCTTGTTTCCTTTTTCTCCTTTTGAAAACATCAATTTGAATACCCAATCAGTTTTGGGATTTAAACATTCTTTTTTTTTCGTCATAAAAGACCTCCATAAAAGACTATTTTGCCGCCTTCACTATTATTGTATATATTTCTTACAGTAAGTAGTAAAAATAAAAAAAATTAATATTTTATTTGACAAACTAAAACTCATTTTTTAATTAATCCCCGCCCCTTCCGATTGACTTTATTTTACGATTACTTCATAATGGGCTCATGCTTAAGGATGACGCTTTAATTTTAAAAACCGGAAATTGGGAGCCTCAAAATAAAAAGAGGCTTGAAAAGCTGATAAGAGAAAAGGCCTTTAACGGAAACTATGCAGTTTTTGACTGGGATTTTACTTCGATTTTTTACGACACACAGGATAACCTCTTTGTATACCAGATTGAAAATCTTAAGTTTAATTTAACCCCTAACGAATTTAATCAAACCATAAGGGCAGGAATTCCTCAAGATGAGCTTTTGCCGCATACGGCAAACCTTGAAGGCAGGGCCTTAACTGCCGGAGAGCTTTCCGACGATTTAAACGAGCGGTACGAGTTTTTATATAAAAATTATTCCGGCCTTGGCGGAAAAATGAGCCTTGCAGAAATTACCTTAACCGAAGAGTTTATGGATTTTAAGGCGAAGATGCTCGTTTTGATGCGCGGTGCGGCCTCGCTTTGCGGGGTGGACATCGGCCAATCGGTAAGCACAGGCATGACGATAGAAGAACTTTCAAGCCTTACCGAGAAGGCAATAGACCAAGGCCTCAAGGACGAAATAAAAACCTATACCGTAAAATCCTCATCGGTTTTAAAAGGAAGGGCCGGAGAGGTAGAAGGCGGATATAGAAAGGGATTGCGCATTCAGGAAGAAATGCAAAACCTCTTTTCGGCTTTAAAAGAAAACGGAATCGAGGTCTATATTTGCTCGGCATCGCAAGAAGACAACGTCCGCGTATTTGCTTCACACCCGAAGTACGGGTATAATCTTGACGCTGAAAACGTTTTCGGAAGGAGAAGGCTTTTTGATGAGAATAAAAAGCTTACGGTTATGGACGACACTTCTATCCCTGCAACAAGGCGGGAGGGAAAGGCAGAAGCAATCAAAAAACTGATTGCCCCCAAGCACCAAAACAAGGCTCCCGTTTTAATAGCAGGCGACGGGGACGGAGACTTTTTTATGATGGACGCCTTTAAGAATGAAGCCTTAATACTCATCTTTAACCGCAGCCCCAAAAAGGAAGCAAAAATATTTCCGCTTTTAATGAGAGGGATTAAAGAAAGAGAAAAAAGCGAAACGGGAATAATTGTTCAGCACAGAGATAACGGGAAAGGCCGGTTTATTTCAAAGGCCCCGGAAGAAGAAAGGCCCTTAGACAGCCTGCCCGAAAAATAATTCGATATTTTCTTGGCAAAAAGTTTTTTATGGAGGAAAAGATGAAGTTTGACGATTTTTTTGAGCTTATGAAAAAAAGGCAAAGCTGCAGGAGCTTTGATTATTCCAAACCTGTCTCAAAGGAAGACCTGGTTTCTATTTTGGAAGCAGGAAGGCTTTCGCCCTCGGCCTGTAATTCCCAGCCCTACGAGGTCTTCGTTGCCCAAGGCGAAAACGCCAAAATAATAGCAGAGGCTAAGATGGTTTCATTTAACAAGTTTATTGACGAGTGCAATACTTTTTTGATAATAGCAGAGGATAATTACAGCCTTCCTGCAAAGATAGGTTCAATGATAAAGAAGGTCGATTTTAAGGCCATCGATATAGGCATCTTAACGGCCAACCTTGTAAATGCAGCCTCGGCCTTAAATTTGGAAACCTGCATCCTCGGTGTTTTTGACGAAAAACGCATCCAAAAACTCATAGAGCGAAGAAAAAGAATCCGCCTTGTCATTGCCCTGGGCTATCCTAAAGAAGGATACCCTTTAAGGGAAAAGACAAGAAAGGACTTTGACGATAACATACACTTTTTAGTCTAAGTTTAAGGTGCTTCGGTCGTAAGAGAACCGTCAGAGCCTACATACCATGGTGTACTTCCATTACTTTTTACTTTAAACTTTTTGTAGTTTTTATCAGTAGATATATCGCCTGCAAGCACCTTTATATTCTCGCCGCCTGAAGGATAGCTTTGAGGATTTATCAAGGCCGCAGTTCCTTCGGCAGTGAGTTTACCCGAAATATTTATCTTCGTACCGGTAGTAAGATATACATCATTGTTTTTATCGATTTTTGCACT
This genomic window contains:
- a CDS encoding CvpA family protein, which produces MQIGSADIVFLIILTFFAVKVTVTGFIDEFFSKAAVIAGGLIAFLFYKLLTPVITELLGEKSLSAVIAFLILFLSVYLIIKLVQVFLGSLFSNESLKNLDRSLGFFLGLVEGLIVIGVILMLINIQTFISFDKILSESIFAKILSPFILDITKQL
- a CDS encoding putative toxin-antitoxin system toxin component, PIN family gives rise to the protein MRVFVDTNIIISAILFPKGKTAKVFSHLLEKHTVIISSYTKEECKEVFANKFPLKKKLLDIFFDGISFEEFKTPDRIDKNKYPKVRDIKDLPVLVSSILSDSDILITGDKDFEDVKIDKPIIFTPTRYFELIEAKLYKCKNGE
- a CDS encoding AbrB/MazE/SpoVT family DNA-binding domain-containing protein produces the protein MELAKVTSKGQITIPLTIRNLLKLKTGDKVFFEESRGKVYITNSSQMTLSKVQAEMQGESEKAGFQTEDDVIAYIKELRKER
- the murG gene encoding undecaprenyldiphospho-muramoylpentapeptide beta-N-acetylglucosaminyltransferase, producing MKCVVFTGGGTGGHIFPGLAVAEALSSSLECKIVWVGSSKGLDRKIVESSALHSASPSVLEFKGIPAGKLRRYFSFQNFIDVFKVAAGFIRSFFILLRLKPVFVFSKGGFVSVPPCAAAKLLKIPVITHECDFSPGLATRINSKFANHIMVSYQETAELLPASIRPKVICTGNPVRLSFYSGKPEKGRAFLNIQQDLPVLFVLGGSLGARQLNDLISDSIEYLVKHFVVVHQIGEANMDQGQKIKEGLLNASPQFAENYKPYPFIKNEMADVLSLSSIVVSRAGANTVWESAAAGKPMILVPLEKGSSRGDQIENAEFFKKKGAAEILLGEDVRPDVFINLLRNLGFEEKSSGNDRLKNMAKASAALAGEKPVLVIADFLKSFIDFPRAKL
- a CDS encoding Rpn family recombination-promoting nuclease/putative transposase, whose translation is MTKKKECLNPKTDWVFKLMFSKGEKGNKALVGFLNAFLEDSYGKIKKADILNTELTRDAPNGETYHLDFLIKTDSGLTIDLEMQQFWKNNYPIRNQMYLLRIASRFLKMEPKETDPFFAISLSVFGCDIPKNVELVQMSKTSVIQYIYVELNKLIGYTMKKSITEYTPKDFWIRFLTKYEEDKKSGMLEKLCELEEGIKMAEETLLWVTEEERQMARELSKEKYQMFLEAERADARREGLADGAYQKARETAASFKRLGVDIAKIVEGTGLSREEVETL
- a CDS encoding haloacid dehalogenase-like hydrolase encodes the protein MLKDDALILKTGNWEPQNKKRLEKLIREKAFNGNYAVFDWDFTSIFYDTQDNLFVYQIENLKFNLTPNEFNQTIRAGIPQDELLPHTANLEGRALTAGELSDDLNERYEFLYKNYSGLGGKMSLAEITLTEEFMDFKAKMLVLMRGAASLCGVDIGQSVSTGMTIEELSSLTEKAIDQGLKDEIKTYTVKSSSVLKGRAGEVEGGYRKGLRIQEEMQNLFSALKENGIEVYICSASQEDNVRVFASHPKYGYNLDAENVFGRRRLFDENKKLTVMDDTSIPATRREGKAEAIKKLIAPKHQNKAPVLIAGDGDGDFFMMDAFKNEALILIFNRSPKKEAKIFPLLMRGIKEREKSETGIIVQHRDNGKGRFISKAPEEERPLDSLPEK
- a CDS encoding nitroreductase family protein, yielding MKFDDFFELMKKRQSCRSFDYSKPVSKEDLVSILEAGRLSPSACNSQPYEVFVAQGENAKIIAEAKMVSFNKFIDECNTFLIIAEDNYSLPAKIGSMIKKVDFKAIDIGILTANLVNAASALNLETCILGVFDEKRIQKLIERRKRIRLVIALGYPKEGYPLREKTRKDFDDNIHFLV